The Burkholderia cepacia ATCC 25416 genome includes a window with the following:
- a CDS encoding MSMEG_0565 family glycosyltransferase, producing MSGDALRIALLTHSVNPRGGVVHALELASALHEAGNDVTVFAPAAPGEAMFRDVPCRVVLARVDDRPGSVAEMVSARIAAIRRALLEHEAGGFDVLHAQDSITGNALAELRQSGAIHGFVRTVHHLDVFDDPQLERWQERAWRAADQVLCVSAVWAATMRKTFGVDASVVPNGVDVARFARADQADMQTVRQRYGLHGGPIVLAIGGIEERKNSIALLEAFARLRGTMPDARLVIAGGASLLDHDAYARRFVACAAALGLGIGVDEPVVSTGPLDDAALVALMHCADVVSMVSIREGFGLVVLEGLACGKPVIVSEIEPFTEYLDEHACVWADPGDVESIADALRDALSGRRVPDFVHAVPAVLNRYSWEASARRHLDIYRARLAQRARVVSTE from the coding sequence ATGAGTGGCGACGCGTTGCGCATCGCGCTGCTGACCCATTCGGTGAATCCGCGCGGCGGTGTCGTGCACGCACTTGAACTCGCCAGTGCGCTGCACGAAGCGGGAAACGACGTCACCGTGTTCGCGCCGGCCGCGCCGGGCGAGGCGATGTTCCGCGATGTCCCGTGCCGCGTCGTGCTGGCGCGCGTCGATGACCGCCCTGGCAGCGTCGCGGAAATGGTGTCCGCGCGGATTGCCGCGATCAGGCGCGCGTTGCTGGAGCACGAGGCGGGCGGGTTCGACGTCCTGCATGCACAGGACAGCATCACGGGCAATGCGCTGGCCGAGTTGCGACAGTCAGGCGCGATACACGGATTCGTACGGACCGTGCATCACCTCGACGTATTCGACGACCCGCAACTCGAGCGCTGGCAGGAACGTGCGTGGCGCGCGGCGGACCAGGTGCTGTGCGTGAGCGCGGTGTGGGCGGCCACGATGCGCAAGACGTTCGGGGTCGACGCAAGCGTGGTGCCCAACGGCGTGGACGTCGCCCGGTTCGCTCGTGCGGACCAGGCGGACATGCAGACGGTGCGGCAGCGGTACGGCCTGCACGGCGGCCCGATTGTCCTGGCGATCGGCGGGATCGAGGAGCGAAAAAACTCGATCGCATTGCTCGAGGCGTTCGCCCGGCTGCGCGGCACGATGCCCGATGCACGGCTCGTGATCGCGGGCGGCGCGAGCCTGCTCGATCACGACGCATACGCACGCCGCTTCGTCGCGTGCGCCGCTGCCCTCGGGCTGGGGATCGGCGTCGACGAACCCGTCGTGTCGACGGGGCCGCTCGACGACGCGGCGCTGGTCGCGCTGATGCACTGTGCCGACGTGGTGTCGATGGTGTCGATCCGAGAGGGATTCGGTCTGGTCGTGCTCGAGGGGCTTGCTTGCGGAAAGCCCGTCATCGTGTCCGAAATCGAACCCTTTACCGAGTATCTGGACGAGCACGCGTGTGTGTGGGCCGATCCCGGCGATGTGGAATCGATCGCCGACGCGCTGCGCGACGCGCTCTCGGGACGGCGTGTTCCCGATTTCGTACATGCCGTCCCCGCAGTGCTGAACCGCTACTCATGGGAAGCGAGTGCGCGAAGGCATCTGGATATCTACCGGGCCCGGCTGGCGCAGCGTGCGCGAGTCGTGTCCACTGAATGA
- a CDS encoding MSMEG_0570 family nitrogen starvation response protein, whose product MPVMHFRVRWPDQSETNCYSPSTVVSEFFTPETQYALDDFVERARRALGIASDRVREKYGFACSAAMDELARIEANAERFAPQGDATVTVIELV is encoded by the coding sequence ATGCCGGTCATGCATTTTCGGGTTCGTTGGCCCGATCAGTCGGAAACAAATTGCTATTCGCCTTCGACCGTCGTGTCGGAATTCTTCACGCCCGAGACGCAGTACGCGCTCGACGACTTCGTCGAGCGAGCCCGACGCGCGCTGGGTATCGCGTCCGATCGCGTCCGCGAGAAATACGGATTCGCGTGCTCGGCCGCGATGGACGAGCTGGCACGGATCGAAGCGAACGCGGAACGATTCGCGCCGCAGGGCGACGCGACCGTGACCGTCATCGAACTCGTTTGA